A stretch of the Glycine soja cultivar W05 chromosome 13, ASM419377v2, whole genome shotgun sequence genome encodes the following:
- the LOC114380819 gene encoding diaminopimelate decarboxylase 1, chloroplastic-like isoform X3, with protein MAASHILYNPPPLSKTFINHPLNQNPSPQNLILPLKATIKPRVLRAVHSQKITANSSLHNSDTRTRFQHCFTKSEDGLLYCEGLKVHEIMDSVERRPFYLYSKPQITRNVEAYKDALEGLRSIIGYAIKANNNLKILEHLRQLGCGAVLVSGNELRLALRAGFDPTRCIFNGNGKVLDDLVLAAKEGVFVNIDSEFDLENIIAAAKIAQKRVNVLLRINPDVDPQVHPYVATGNKNSKFGIRNEKLQWFLDAVKEHPNELKLVGAHCHLGSTITKVDIFRDAAIIMVNYIDQIRAQGFEVDYLNIGGGLGIDYQHSGAVLPTPRDLIDTVRELVLSRGLNLIIEPGRSLVANTCCLVNRVTGVKTNGSKNFIVIDGSMAELIRPSLYDAYQHIELVSPAPANAEIANFDVVGPVCESADFLGKDRQLPTPAKGTGLVVHDAGAYCMSMASTYNLKMRPPEYWVEEDGSVSKIRHGETFEDHIRFFEGL; from the exons ATGGCTGCCTCACACATCCTTTATAATCCTCCTCCCCTTTCCAAAACTTTTATTAATCACCCTTTGAACCAAAACCCTTCTCCTCAAAACCTAATTCTACCACTCAAAGCTACTATTAAACCGCGGGTTCTTAGAGCAGTTCACTCCCAGAAGATCACTGCTAACTCCTCGCTTCATAACTCCGATACTAGGACTCGTTTTCAGCACTGTTTCACAAAGAGTGAAGATGGGCTTTTGTATTGTGAGGGCCTTAAAGTGCATGAAATTATGGATTCTGTTGAAAGAAGACCTTTCTACTTGTACAGTAAACCTCAAATTACTAGAAATGTGGAAGCTTATAAGGACGCCTTGGAGGGTTTGAGGTCTATAATTGGTTATGCCATCAAGGCCAACAATAATTTGAAGATTCTGGAGCATTTGAGGCAGTTGGGTTGTGGTGCTGTGCTTGTGAGTGGGAATGAGCTTAGATTGGCTCTTCGGGCTGGGTTTGATCCGACAAG GTGTATCTTTAATGGCAATGGGAAAGTCTTGGATGATTTGGTCTTGGCTGCCAAAGAAGGTGTTTTTGTCAACATTGATAGTGAATTTGACTTGGAAAACATCATAGCAGCTGCAAAAATTGCTCAAAAGAGGGTGAATGTTTTACTACGGATTAATCCTGATGTGGATCCGCAG GTCCACCCTTATGTTGCAACAGGGAATAAGAACTCCAAATTTGGCATAAGAAATGAGAAGCTGCAATGGTTTCTAGATGCTGTGAAGGAGCATCCTAATGAGTTAAAGCTTGTAGGGGCCCACTGCCATCTTGGGTCAACAATCACCAAG gTTGACATTTTCAGGGATGCTGCCATTATTATGGTTAACTACATTGACCAAATCCGAGCTCAGGGTTTTGAagttgattatttaaatattggtGGTGGACTTGGGATAGATTATCAACATTCTGGTGCTGTCCTTCCTACACCCAGAGATCTCATTGACACT GTAAGGGAGCTTGTTCTTTCCCGTGGTCTTAATCTCATTATTGAACCAGGGAGATCACTCGTTGCAAACACTTGTTGCTTAGTTAACCGGGTGACAGGTGTCAAGACCAATGGATCTAAAAACTTTATTGTGATTGATGGAAGCATGGCCGAACTTATCCGTCCTAGTCTTTATGATGCTTACCAG CATATCGAGCTGGTTTCCCCTGCCCCAGCGAATGCTGAGATAGCAAATTTTGATGTGGTCGGCCCTGTCTGTGAGTCTGCGGATTTCTTAGGAAAAGATAGACAACTTCCAACTCCAGCCAAG GGTACCGGTCTGGTTGTTCATGATGCTGGTGCTTATTGTATGAGTATGGCATCAACTTACAATCTAAAGATGCGGCCTCCTGAGTATTGG gtTGAAGAAGATGGATCAGTAAGCAAAATCAGACATGGGGAGACATTTGAAGACCACATCCGGTTTTTTGAGGGCCTTTGA
- the LOC114380819 gene encoding diaminopimelate decarboxylase 1, chloroplastic-like isoform X2 produces MNIIATSMAASHILYNPPPLSKTFINHPLNQNPSPQNLILPLKATIKPRVLRAVHSQKITANSSLHNSDTRTRFQHCFTKSEDGLLYCEGLKVHEIMDSVERRPFYLYSKPQITRNVEAYKDALEGLRSIIGYAIKANNNLKILEHLRQLGCGAVLVSGNELRLALRAGFDPTRCIFNGNGKVLDDLVLAAKEGVFVNIDSEFDLENIIAAAKIAQKRVNVLLRINPDVDPQVHPYVATGNKNSKFGIRNEKLQWFLDAVKEHPNELKLVGAHCHLGSTITKVDIFRDAAIIMVNYIDQIRAQGFEVDYLNIGGGLGIDYQHSGAVLPTPRDLIDTVRELVLSRGLNLIIEPGRSLVANTCCLVNRVTGVKTNGSKNFIVIDGSMAELIRPSLYDAYQHIELVSPAPANAEIANFDVVGPVCESADFLGKDRQLPTPAKGTGLVVHDAGAYCMSMASTYNLKMRPPEYWVEEDGSVSKIRHGETFEDHIRFFEGL; encoded by the exons AT GAACATCATTGCCACTTCCATGGCTGCCTCACACATCCTTTATAATCCTCCTCCCCTTTCCAAAACTTTTATTAATCACCCTTTGAACCAAAACCCTTCTCCTCAAAACCTAATTCTACCACTCAAAGCTACTATTAAACCGCGGGTTCTTAGAGCAGTTCACTCCCAGAAGATCACTGCTAACTCCTCGCTTCATAACTCCGATACTAGGACTCGTTTTCAGCACTGTTTCACAAAGAGTGAAGATGGGCTTTTGTATTGTGAGGGCCTTAAAGTGCATGAAATTATGGATTCTGTTGAAAGAAGACCTTTCTACTTGTACAGTAAACCTCAAATTACTAGAAATGTGGAAGCTTATAAGGACGCCTTGGAGGGTTTGAGGTCTATAATTGGTTATGCCATCAAGGCCAACAATAATTTGAAGATTCTGGAGCATTTGAGGCAGTTGGGTTGTGGTGCTGTGCTTGTGAGTGGGAATGAGCTTAGATTGGCTCTTCGGGCTGGGTTTGATCCGACAAG GTGTATCTTTAATGGCAATGGGAAAGTCTTGGATGATTTGGTCTTGGCTGCCAAAGAAGGTGTTTTTGTCAACATTGATAGTGAATTTGACTTGGAAAACATCATAGCAGCTGCAAAAATTGCTCAAAAGAGGGTGAATGTTTTACTACGGATTAATCCTGATGTGGATCCGCAG GTCCACCCTTATGTTGCAACAGGGAATAAGAACTCCAAATTTGGCATAAGAAATGAGAAGCTGCAATGGTTTCTAGATGCTGTGAAGGAGCATCCTAATGAGTTAAAGCTTGTAGGGGCCCACTGCCATCTTGGGTCAACAATCACCAAG gTTGACATTTTCAGGGATGCTGCCATTATTATGGTTAACTACATTGACCAAATCCGAGCTCAGGGTTTTGAagttgattatttaaatattggtGGTGGACTTGGGATAGATTATCAACATTCTGGTGCTGTCCTTCCTACACCCAGAGATCTCATTGACACT GTAAGGGAGCTTGTTCTTTCCCGTGGTCTTAATCTCATTATTGAACCAGGGAGATCACTCGTTGCAAACACTTGTTGCTTAGTTAACCGGGTGACAGGTGTCAAGACCAATGGATCTAAAAACTTTATTGTGATTGATGGAAGCATGGCCGAACTTATCCGTCCTAGTCTTTATGATGCTTACCAG CATATCGAGCTGGTTTCCCCTGCCCCAGCGAATGCTGAGATAGCAAATTTTGATGTGGTCGGCCCTGTCTGTGAGTCTGCGGATTTCTTAGGAAAAGATAGACAACTTCCAACTCCAGCCAAG GGTACCGGTCTGGTTGTTCATGATGCTGGTGCTTATTGTATGAGTATGGCATCAACTTACAATCTAAAGATGCGGCCTCCTGAGTATTGG gtTGAAGAAGATGGATCAGTAAGCAAAATCAGACATGGGGAGACATTTGAAGACCACATCCGGTTTTTTGAGGGCCTTTGA
- the LOC114380819 gene encoding diaminopimelate decarboxylase 1, chloroplastic-like isoform X1: MNIIATSMAASHILYNPPPLSKTFINHPLNQNPSPQNLILPLKATIKPRVLRAVHSQKITANSSLHNSDTRTRFQHCFTKSEDGLLYCEGLKVHEIMDSVERRPFYLYSKPQITRNVEAYKDALEGLRSIIGYAIKANNNLKILEHLRQLGCGAVLVSGNELRLALRAGFDPTRCIFNGNGKVLDDLVLAAKEGVFVNIDSEFDLENIIAAAKIAQKRVNVLLRINPDVDPQVHPYVATGNKNSKFGIRNEKLQWFLDAVKEHPNELKLVGAHCHLGSTITKVDIFRDAAIIMVNYIDQIRAQGFEVDYLNIGGGLGIDYQHSGAVLPTPRDLIDTVRELVLSRGLNLIIEPGRSLVANTCCLVNRVTGVKTNGSKNFIVIDGSMAELIRPSLYDAYQHIELVSPAPANAEIANFDVVGPVCESADFLGKDRQLPTPAKGTGLVVHDAGAYCMSMASTYNLKMRPPEYWVEEDGSVSKIRHGETFEDHIRFFEGL, encoded by the exons at GAACATCATTGCCACTTCCATGGCTGCCTCACACATCCTTTATAATCCTCCTCCCCTTTCCAAAACTTTTATTAATCACCCTTTGAACCAAAACCCTTCTCCTCAAAACCTAATTCTACCACTCAAAGCTACTATTAAACCGCGGGTTCTTAGAGCAGTTCACTCCCAGAAGATCACTGCTAACTCCTCGCTTCATAACTCCGATACTAGGACTCGTTTTCAGCACTGTTTCACAAAGAGTGAAGATGGGCTTTTGTATTGTGAGGGCCTTAAAGTGCATGAAATTATGGATTCTGTTGAAAGAAGACCTTTCTACTTGTACAGTAAACCTCAAATTACTAGAAATGTGGAAGCTTATAAGGACGCCTTGGAGGGTTTGAGGTCTATAATTGGTTATGCCATCAAGGCCAACAATAATTTGAAGATTCTGGAGCATTTGAGGCAGTTGGGTTGTGGTGCTGTGCTTGTGAGTGGGAATGAGCTTAGATTGGCTCTTCGGGCTGGGTTTGATCCGACAAG GTGTATCTTTAATGGCAATGGGAAAGTCTTGGATGATTTGGTCTTGGCTGCCAAAGAAGGTGTTTTTGTCAACATTGATAGTGAATTTGACTTGGAAAACATCATAGCAGCTGCAAAAATTGCTCAAAAGAGGGTGAATGTTTTACTACGGATTAATCCTGATGTGGATCCGCAG GTCCACCCTTATGTTGCAACAGGGAATAAGAACTCCAAATTTGGCATAAGAAATGAGAAGCTGCAATGGTTTCTAGATGCTGTGAAGGAGCATCCTAATGAGTTAAAGCTTGTAGGGGCCCACTGCCATCTTGGGTCAACAATCACCAAG gTTGACATTTTCAGGGATGCTGCCATTATTATGGTTAACTACATTGACCAAATCCGAGCTCAGGGTTTTGAagttgattatttaaatattggtGGTGGACTTGGGATAGATTATCAACATTCTGGTGCTGTCCTTCCTACACCCAGAGATCTCATTGACACT GTAAGGGAGCTTGTTCTTTCCCGTGGTCTTAATCTCATTATTGAACCAGGGAGATCACTCGTTGCAAACACTTGTTGCTTAGTTAACCGGGTGACAGGTGTCAAGACCAATGGATCTAAAAACTTTATTGTGATTGATGGAAGCATGGCCGAACTTATCCGTCCTAGTCTTTATGATGCTTACCAG CATATCGAGCTGGTTTCCCCTGCCCCAGCGAATGCTGAGATAGCAAATTTTGATGTGGTCGGCCCTGTCTGTGAGTCTGCGGATTTCTTAGGAAAAGATAGACAACTTCCAACTCCAGCCAAG GGTACCGGTCTGGTTGTTCATGATGCTGGTGCTTATTGTATGAGTATGGCATCAACTTACAATCTAAAGATGCGGCCTCCTGAGTATTGG gtTGAAGAAGATGGATCAGTAAGCAAAATCAGACATGGGGAGACATTTGAAGACCACATCCGGTTTTTTGAGGGCCTTTGA